The Bubalus bubalis isolate 160015118507 breed Murrah chromosome 16, NDDB_SH_1, whole genome shotgun sequence genome window below encodes:
- the MADD gene encoding MAP kinase-activating death domain protein isoform X37: MVQKKKSCPRLLDYLVIVGARHPSSDSVAQTPELLRRYPLEDHAEFPLPPDVVFFCQPEGCLSVRQRRMTLRDDTSFVFTLTDKDTGVTRYGICVNFYRSFQKRVPKEKGEAGPGSRGKEGPRAPCVSEEVGPKTSESGPSLQPPSADSTPDVSQSPRARRRAKAGSRSRNSTLTSLCVLSHYPFFSTFRECLYTLKRLVDCCSERLLGKKLGLPRGIQRDTVWRIFTGSLLVEEKSSALLHDLREIEAWIYRLLRSPVPVSGQKRVDIEVLPQELQQALTFALPDPSRFTLVDFPLHLPLELLGVDACLQVLTCILLEHKVVLQSRDYNALSMSVMAFVAMIYPLEYMFPVIPLLPTCMASAEQLLLAPTPYIIGVPASFFLYKLDFKMPDDVWLVDLDSNRVLAPTNAEVLPILPEPESLELKKHLKQALASMSLNTQPILNLEKFHEGQEIPLLLGRPSNDLQSTPSTEFNPLIYGNDVDSVDVATRVAMVRFFNSPNVLQGFQMHTRTLRLFPRPVVAFQAGSFLASRPRQTPFAEKLARTQAVEYFGEWILNPTNYAFQRIHNNMFDPALIGDKPKWYAHQLQPIHYRVYDSGSQLAEALSLPPERDSDSDPTDDSGSDSMDYDDSSSSYSSLGDFVSEMMKCDINGDTPNVDPLTHAALGDASEVAIDELQNQKEAEEPGLDGENSQENPPLRSSSSTTASSSPSTIIHGASSEPVDSAETDDKAAGGVPKSLPTVPPSMGKCSVDRHQTETGEGSVRRQTSDSPCLQPQYGFPPEEDDEQGESYTPRFSQHVSGHRAQKLLRPNSLKLASDSDAESDSRASSPTSTVSNNSTEGFGGIMSFASSLYRNHSTSFSLSNLTLPTKGAREKSTPFPSLKVFGLNTLMEIVTEAGPGSGEGHRRALVDQKSSVIKHSPTVKREPPSPQGRASNSSENQQFLKEVVHSVLDGQGVGWLNMKKVRRLLESEQLRVFVLSKLNRTVQSEDEARQDVIPDVEVSRKVYKGMLDLLKCTVLSLEQSFAHAGLGGMASIFGLLEIAQTHYYSKEPDKRKRSPTESISTPVGKDPGLAGRGDPKAMAQLRVPQLGPLAPSAPGKSPKELDTRSLKEENFVASIELWSKHQEVKKQKALEKQRPEVIKPTFDLGETDEKKSQVSADSGVSLTSGSQRTDPDSVIGVSPTVMIRSSSQDSEVSNSSGETLGADSDLSSSAGDGPGGEGSAHLAGSRGTLSDSEIETNSATSAIFGKAHSLKPSVKEKLVGSPVRSSEDVSQRVYLYEGLLGRDKGSMWDQLEDAAMETFSISKERSTLWDQMQFWEDAFLDAVMLEREGMGMDQGPQEMIDRYLSLGEHDRKRLEDDEDRLLATLLHNLISYMLLMKVNKNDIRKKVRRLMGKSHIGLVYSQQINEVLDQLANLNGRDLSVRSSGSRHMKKQTFVVHAGTDTNGDIFFMEVCDDCVVLRSNIGTVYERWWYEKLINMTYCPKTKVLCLWRRNGSETQLNKFYTKKCRELYYCVKDSMERAAARQQSIKPGPELGGEFPVQDMKTGEGGLLQVTLEGINLKFMHNQERKVFIELNHIKKCNTVRGVFVLEEFVPEIKEVVSHKYKTPMAHEICYSVLCLFSYVAAVRSSEEDLRTPPRPVSS; this comes from the exons ATGGTGCAAAAGAAGAAGTCCTGTCCTCGGTTACTTGACTACCTGGTGATCGTAGGGGCCAG GCACCCGAGCAGTGACAGTGTGGCCCAGACTCCGGAACTGCTACGGCGGTACCCGCTAGAGGACCACGCGGAGTTTCCCCTGCCCCCAGATGTCGTGTTCTTCTGCCAGCCGGAGGGCTGCCTGAGCGTGCGGCAGCGGCGCATGACCCTGCGGGATGACACCTCTTTTGTCTTCACCCTCACGGACAAGGACACTGGCGTCACCCGATACGGCATCTGCGTCAACTTCTACCGCTCCTTCCAAAAGCGCGTGCCTAAGGAAAAGGGGGAGGCCGGGCCAGGGTCCAGGGGGAAGGAAGGGCCCCGAGCCCCCTGCGTCTCAGAGGAGGTGGGTCCCAAGACCTCGGAGAGCGGCCCATCCCTGCAGCCGCCCAGTGCCGACTCCACCCCGGACGTGAGCCAGTCTCCGCGGGCCAGACGTCGGGCCAAGGCGGGGAGCCGGTCTCGCAACAGCACGCTGACATCCCTGTGCGTGCTCAGCCACTACCCCTTCTTCTCCACCTTCCGCGAGTGTCTGTACACCCTCAAGCGTCTGGTGGACTGCTGCAGCGAGCGCCTGCTGGGCAAGAAACTGGGCCTCCCTCGAGGCATACAGAG GGACACCGTGTGGCGCATCTTTACTGGATCGTTGTTAGTGGAGGAGAAGTCAAGCGCCCTGCTGCATGACCTCCGGGAGATTGAGGCCTGGATCTACCGGTTGCTGCGCTCCCCAGTACCTGTCTCGGGGCAGAAGCGAGTGGACATTGAGGTCCTGCCCCAGGAACTCCAGCAGGCTCTGACCTTTGCTCTCCCAGACCCCTCTCGATTCACCCTAGTGGACTTCCCGCTGCACCTCCCCCTGGAGCTTCTGGGTGTGGACGCCTGTCTACAGGTGCTCACCTGCATCCTGTTAGAGCACAAG GTTGTGCTCCAGTCCCGAGACTACAATGCACTCTCCATGTCCGTGATGGCCTTTGTGGCGATGATCTACCCCTTGGAGTATATGTTTCCTGTTATCCCGCTGCTGCCCACCTGCATGGCGTCGGCAGAACAG CTGCTCTTGGCTCCAACACCATACATCATCGGGGTCCCTGCCAGCTTCTTCCTCTACAAACTGGACTTCAAAATGCCTGATGACGTGTGGCTAGTAGATCTGGACAGCAATAGG GTGCTTGCCCCCACTAATGCGGAAGTGCTGCCTATCCTGCCGGAGCCGGAATCGTTAGAGTTGAAGAAGCATTTGAAGCAG GCCCTCGCCAGCATGAGTCTCAACACCCAACCCATCCTCAATCTGGAGAAATTCCACGAGGGCCAGGAGATCCCCCTTCTCCTGGGAAGGCCTTCTAATGACCTGCAGTCCACACCTTCCACCGAGTTCAACCCGCTCATCTACGGCAATGATGTGGATTCGGTGGATGTTGCAACCAG AGTGGCCATGGTCCGTTTCTTCAACTCCCCCAACGTGCTGCAGGGCTTTCAGATGCACACACGTACCCTACGTCTCTTCCCCCGGCCCGTGGTGGCTTTCCAAGCCGGCTCCTTTCTAGCCTCACGCCCCCGGCAGACTCCTTTCGCCGAGAAACTGGCCAGGACTCAGGCCGTGGAATACTTTGGAGAATGGATCCTGAACCCCACCAACTACGCCTTCCAGCGGATTCACAACA ACATGTTCGATCCAGCTCTGATTGGCGACAAGCCCAAGTGGTATGCCCACCAGCTGCAGCCCATTCACTATCGAGTGTATGACAGCGGTTCCCAGCTGGCCGAGGCGCTGAGCCTGCCGCCCGAGCGAGACTCGGACTCGGACCCAACCGACGACAG CGGGAGTGACAGCATGGATTATGACGATTCAAGCTCTTCTTACTCTTCCCTTGGTGACTTTGTCAGCGAGATGATGAAATGCGATATCAACGGTGATACTCCTA ACGTGGACCCTCTGACACACGCAGCACTGGGAGATGCCAGCGAGGTGGCGATTGATGAGCTGCAGAAccagaaggaggcagaggaacCCGGCCTGGATGGCGAGAACTCCCAGGAAAACCCGCCCCTGCGCTCCAGCTCCAGCACCACCGCGAGCAGTAGCCCCAGCACCATCATCCACGGTGCCAGCTCT GAACCTGTCGACTCAGCGGAGACGGACGATAAGGCGGCAGGAGGCGTCCCCAAGTCCCTCCCCACCGTGCCTCCCAGCATGGGCAAGTGCAGCGTGGACAGACATCAGACAGAAACCGGAGAGGGGTCAGTGCGCCGGCAAACCTCTGACAGTCCGTGCCTCCAGCCCCAGTATGGCTTTCCCCCTGAGGAAGACGATGAGCAGGGCGAAAGTTACACCCCCCGATTCAGCCAGCATGTCAGTGGCCATCG GGCTCAAAAGCTGCTGCGGCCCAACAGCTTGAAACTGGCAAGTGACTCAGACGCAGAGTCGGACTCTCGAGCGAGCTCGCCCACCTCCACTGTCTCCAACAACAGCACGGAGGGCTTCGGGGGCATCATGTCTTTCGCCA GCAGCCTGTATCGGAACCACAGCACCAGCTTCAGCCTTTCGAACCTCACGCTGCCCACCAAAGGAGCCCGAGAGAAGAGCACGCCCTTCCCCAGTCTGAAAG TATTTGGGCTAAATACTCTAATGGAGATTGTTACTGAAGCCGGCCCCGGGAGTGGTGAAG GGCACAGGCGGGCCTTGGTGGACCAGAAGTCGTCCGTCATTAAACACAGCCCGACCGTGAAGAGAGAGCCCCCATCACCCCAGGGCCGAGCCAGCAACTCTAG TGAGAACCAGCAGTTCCTGAAGGAGGTGGTGCACAGCGTGCTGGACGGCCAGGGCGTCGGCTGGCTCAACATGAAGAAGGTGCGGCGGCTGCTGGAGAGCGAGCAGCTGCGCGTCTTCGTCCTGAGCAAGCTGAACCGCACGGTGCAGTCCGAGGATGAGGCCCGGCAGGACGTCATCCCCGACGTG GAGGTCAGCCGGAAGGTGTACAAGGGCATGTTGGATCTGCTCAAGTGCACGGTCCTCAGTCTGGAGCAGTCCTTCGCCCACGCCGGCCTGGGTGGCATGGCCAGCATCTTCGGGCTTCTGGAGATCGCCCAGACCCACTACTACAGTAAAG AACCAGACAAGCGGAAGAGAAGTCCCACGGAGAGCATCAGTACACCAGTCGGCAAGGATCCTGGCCTGGCTGGGCGGGGGGACCCAAAGGCCATGGCACAGCTGAGGGTCCCCCAGCTGGGACCTCTGGCACCAAGTGCCCCAGGAAAGAGTCCCAAGGAACTGGACACCAGAAGTCTAAAGGAAGAGAACTTTGTGGCATCTATCG AATTGTGGAGCAAGCACCaggaagtgaaaaagcaaaaagctTTGGAAAAACAGA GGCCTGAAGTAATCAAACCCACCTTTGACCTTGGTGAGACCGACGAGAAAAAGTCCCAGGTCAGCGCAGACAGTGGTGTGAGCCTGACATCTGGTTCCCAG AGGACCGATCCAGACTCTGTCATCGGTGTGAGTCCCACTGTGATGATCCGAAGCTCAAGTCAGGACTCTGAA GTGAGCAACAGCTCCGGAGAGACCCTGGGAGCAGACAGCGACCTCAGCAGCAGTGCGGGCGATGGCCCAGGCGGCGAGGGCAGCGCCCACTTGGCAGGCTCTCGGGGCACCTTGTCTGACAGCGAGATCGAGACCAACTCTGCCACCAGTGCCATCTTT GGTAAAGCCCATAGCTTGAAGCCAAGTGTGAAGGAGAAGCTGGTGGGCAGCCCAGTTCGCTCTTCTGAAGACGTCAGCCAGCGAGTCTACCTCTACGAGGGACTCCTAG GAAGGGACAAAGGATCGATGTGGGACCAGTTAGAGGACGCTGCTATGGAGACCTTTTCTATAA GCAAAGAGCGTTCTACTTTATGGGACCAAATGCAGTTCTGGGAAGACGCGTTCCTAGATGCCGTGATGTTGGAGAGAGAAGGAATGGGCATGGACCAGGGTCCCCAGGAAATGATAGACAG GTACCTGTCCCTGGGAGAACACGACCGGAAGCGCCTGGAGGACGATGAAGACCGTCTGCTGGCCACACTCTTGCACAACCTCATCTCGTACATGCTGCTGATGAAG GTAAATAAGAATGACATCCGGAAGAAGGTGAGGCGCCTGATGGGAAAGTCCCATATTGGGCTTGTGTACAGTCAGCAAATCAATGAAGTCCTTGACCAGCTGGCTAACCTG AATGGACGAGATCTCTCCGTCCGGTCCAGTGGCAGCCGGCACATGAAGAAGCAGACATTCGTGGTACATGCAGGGACAGACACGAATGGAGATATCTTTTTCATGGAG GTGTGTGACGACTGCGTGGTGCTGCGCAGTAACATCGGGACGGTGTACGAGCGCTGGTGGTACGAGAAACTCATCAACATGACCTACTGCCCCAAGACCAAGGTGCTGTGTTTGTGGCGCAGAAATGGCTCCGAGACCCAGCTCAACAAGTTCTACACTAAGAAG TGTCGGGAGCTGTACTACTGCGTGAAGGACAGCATGGAGCGCGCCGCCGCCCGCCAGCAGAGCATCAAGCCGG GGCCGGAACTGGGTGGCGAGTTCCCCGTGCAGGACATGAAGACTGGCGAGGGGGGCTTGCTGCAGGTCACCCTCGAAGGGATCAACCTCAAGTTCATGCACAACCAG GAGCGGAAG GTTTTCATAGAGCTGAATCACATTAAAAAGTGCAATACAGTCCGAGGCGTCTTTGTCCTGGAGGAATTTG
- the MADD gene encoding MAP kinase-activating death domain protein isoform X38, whose protein sequence is MVQKKKSCPRLLDYLVIVGARHPSSDSVAQTPELLRRYPLEDHAEFPLPPDVVFFCQPEGCLSVRQRRMTLRDDTSFVFTLTDKDTGVTRYGICVNFYRSFQKRVPKEKGEAGPGSRGKEGPRAPCVSEEVGPKTSESGPSLQPPSADSTPDVSQSPRARRRAKAGSRSRNSTLTSLCVLSHYPFFSTFRECLYTLKRLVDCCSERLLGKKLGLPRGIQRDTVWRIFTGSLLVEEKSSALLHDLREIEAWIYRLLRSPVPVSGQKRVDIEVLPQELQQALTFALPDPSRFTLVDFPLHLPLELLGVDACLQVLTCILLEHKVVLQSRDYNALSMSVMAFVAMIYPLEYMFPVIPLLPTCMASAEQLLLAPTPYIIGVPASFFLYKLDFKMPDDVWLVDLDSNRVLAPTNAEVLPILPEPESLELKKHLKQALASMSLNTQPILNLEKFHEGQEIPLLLGRPSNDLQSTPSTEFNPLIYGNDVDSVDVATRVAMVRFFNSPNVLQGFQMHTRTLRLFPRPVVAFQAGSFLASRPRQTPFAEKLARTQAVEYFGEWILNPTNYAFQRIHNNMFDPALIGDKPKWYAHQLQPIHYRVYDSGSQLAEALSLPPERDSDSDPTDDSGSDSMDYDDSSSSYSSLGDFVSEMMKCDINGDTPNVDPLTHAALGDASEVAIDELQNQKEAEEPGLDGENSQENPPLRSSSSTTASSSPSTIIHGASSEPVDSAETDDKAAGGVPKSLPTVPPSMGKCSVDRHQTETGEGSVRRQTSDSPCLQPQYGFPPEEDDEQGESYTPRFSQHVSGHRAQKLLRPNSLKLASDSDAESDSRASSPTSTVSNNSTEGFGGIMSFASSLYRNHSTSFSLSNLTLPTKGAREKSTPFPSLKVFGLNTLMEIVTEAGPGSGEGHRRALVDQKSSVIKHSPTVKREPPSPQGRASNSSENQQFLKEVVHSVLDGQGVGWLNMKKVRRLLESEQLRVFVLSKLNRTVQSEDEARQDVIPDVEVSRKVYKGMLDLLKCTVLSLEQSFAHAGLGGMASIFGLLEIAQTHYYSKEPDKRKRSPTESISTPVGKDPGLAGRGDPKAMAQLRVPQLGPLAPSAPGKSPKELDTRSLKEENFVASIELWSKHQEVKKQKALEKQRPEVIKPTFDLGETDEKKSQVSADSGVSLTSGSQRTDPDSVIGVSPTVMIRSSSQDSEVSNSSGETLGADSDLSSSAGDGPGGEGSAHLAGSRGTLSDSEIETNSATSAIFGKAHSLKPSVKEKLVGSPVRSSEDVSQRVYLYEGLLGRDKGSMWDQLEDAAMETFSISKERSTLWDQMQFWEDAFLDAVMLEREGMGMDQGPQEMIDRYLSLGEHDRKRLEDDEDRLLATLLHNLISYMLLMKVNKNDIRKKVRRLMGKSHIGLVYSQQINEVLDQLANLNGRDLSVRSSGSRHMKKQTFVVHAGTDTNGDIFFMEVCDDCVVLRSNIGTVYERWWYEKLINMTYCPKTKVLCLWRRNGSETQLNKFYTKKCRELYYCVKDSMERAAARQQSIKPGPELGGEFPVQDMKTGEGGLLQVTLEGINLKFMHNQVFIELNHIKKCNTVRGVFVLEEFVPEIKEVVSHKYKTPMAHEICYSVLCLFSYVAAVRSSEEDLRTPPRPVSS, encoded by the exons ATGGTGCAAAAGAAGAAGTCCTGTCCTCGGTTACTTGACTACCTGGTGATCGTAGGGGCCAG GCACCCGAGCAGTGACAGTGTGGCCCAGACTCCGGAACTGCTACGGCGGTACCCGCTAGAGGACCACGCGGAGTTTCCCCTGCCCCCAGATGTCGTGTTCTTCTGCCAGCCGGAGGGCTGCCTGAGCGTGCGGCAGCGGCGCATGACCCTGCGGGATGACACCTCTTTTGTCTTCACCCTCACGGACAAGGACACTGGCGTCACCCGATACGGCATCTGCGTCAACTTCTACCGCTCCTTCCAAAAGCGCGTGCCTAAGGAAAAGGGGGAGGCCGGGCCAGGGTCCAGGGGGAAGGAAGGGCCCCGAGCCCCCTGCGTCTCAGAGGAGGTGGGTCCCAAGACCTCGGAGAGCGGCCCATCCCTGCAGCCGCCCAGTGCCGACTCCACCCCGGACGTGAGCCAGTCTCCGCGGGCCAGACGTCGGGCCAAGGCGGGGAGCCGGTCTCGCAACAGCACGCTGACATCCCTGTGCGTGCTCAGCCACTACCCCTTCTTCTCCACCTTCCGCGAGTGTCTGTACACCCTCAAGCGTCTGGTGGACTGCTGCAGCGAGCGCCTGCTGGGCAAGAAACTGGGCCTCCCTCGAGGCATACAGAG GGACACCGTGTGGCGCATCTTTACTGGATCGTTGTTAGTGGAGGAGAAGTCAAGCGCCCTGCTGCATGACCTCCGGGAGATTGAGGCCTGGATCTACCGGTTGCTGCGCTCCCCAGTACCTGTCTCGGGGCAGAAGCGAGTGGACATTGAGGTCCTGCCCCAGGAACTCCAGCAGGCTCTGACCTTTGCTCTCCCAGACCCCTCTCGATTCACCCTAGTGGACTTCCCGCTGCACCTCCCCCTGGAGCTTCTGGGTGTGGACGCCTGTCTACAGGTGCTCACCTGCATCCTGTTAGAGCACAAG GTTGTGCTCCAGTCCCGAGACTACAATGCACTCTCCATGTCCGTGATGGCCTTTGTGGCGATGATCTACCCCTTGGAGTATATGTTTCCTGTTATCCCGCTGCTGCCCACCTGCATGGCGTCGGCAGAACAG CTGCTCTTGGCTCCAACACCATACATCATCGGGGTCCCTGCCAGCTTCTTCCTCTACAAACTGGACTTCAAAATGCCTGATGACGTGTGGCTAGTAGATCTGGACAGCAATAGG GTGCTTGCCCCCACTAATGCGGAAGTGCTGCCTATCCTGCCGGAGCCGGAATCGTTAGAGTTGAAGAAGCATTTGAAGCAG GCCCTCGCCAGCATGAGTCTCAACACCCAACCCATCCTCAATCTGGAGAAATTCCACGAGGGCCAGGAGATCCCCCTTCTCCTGGGAAGGCCTTCTAATGACCTGCAGTCCACACCTTCCACCGAGTTCAACCCGCTCATCTACGGCAATGATGTGGATTCGGTGGATGTTGCAACCAG AGTGGCCATGGTCCGTTTCTTCAACTCCCCCAACGTGCTGCAGGGCTTTCAGATGCACACACGTACCCTACGTCTCTTCCCCCGGCCCGTGGTGGCTTTCCAAGCCGGCTCCTTTCTAGCCTCACGCCCCCGGCAGACTCCTTTCGCCGAGAAACTGGCCAGGACTCAGGCCGTGGAATACTTTGGAGAATGGATCCTGAACCCCACCAACTACGCCTTCCAGCGGATTCACAACA ACATGTTCGATCCAGCTCTGATTGGCGACAAGCCCAAGTGGTATGCCCACCAGCTGCAGCCCATTCACTATCGAGTGTATGACAGCGGTTCCCAGCTGGCCGAGGCGCTGAGCCTGCCGCCCGAGCGAGACTCGGACTCGGACCCAACCGACGACAG CGGGAGTGACAGCATGGATTATGACGATTCAAGCTCTTCTTACTCTTCCCTTGGTGACTTTGTCAGCGAGATGATGAAATGCGATATCAACGGTGATACTCCTA ACGTGGACCCTCTGACACACGCAGCACTGGGAGATGCCAGCGAGGTGGCGATTGATGAGCTGCAGAAccagaaggaggcagaggaacCCGGCCTGGATGGCGAGAACTCCCAGGAAAACCCGCCCCTGCGCTCCAGCTCCAGCACCACCGCGAGCAGTAGCCCCAGCACCATCATCCACGGTGCCAGCTCT GAACCTGTCGACTCAGCGGAGACGGACGATAAGGCGGCAGGAGGCGTCCCCAAGTCCCTCCCCACCGTGCCTCCCAGCATGGGCAAGTGCAGCGTGGACAGACATCAGACAGAAACCGGAGAGGGGTCAGTGCGCCGGCAAACCTCTGACAGTCCGTGCCTCCAGCCCCAGTATGGCTTTCCCCCTGAGGAAGACGATGAGCAGGGCGAAAGTTACACCCCCCGATTCAGCCAGCATGTCAGTGGCCATCG GGCTCAAAAGCTGCTGCGGCCCAACAGCTTGAAACTGGCAAGTGACTCAGACGCAGAGTCGGACTCTCGAGCGAGCTCGCCCACCTCCACTGTCTCCAACAACAGCACGGAGGGCTTCGGGGGCATCATGTCTTTCGCCA GCAGCCTGTATCGGAACCACAGCACCAGCTTCAGCCTTTCGAACCTCACGCTGCCCACCAAAGGAGCCCGAGAGAAGAGCACGCCCTTCCCCAGTCTGAAAG TATTTGGGCTAAATACTCTAATGGAGATTGTTACTGAAGCCGGCCCCGGGAGTGGTGAAG GGCACAGGCGGGCCTTGGTGGACCAGAAGTCGTCCGTCATTAAACACAGCCCGACCGTGAAGAGAGAGCCCCCATCACCCCAGGGCCGAGCCAGCAACTCTAG TGAGAACCAGCAGTTCCTGAAGGAGGTGGTGCACAGCGTGCTGGACGGCCAGGGCGTCGGCTGGCTCAACATGAAGAAGGTGCGGCGGCTGCTGGAGAGCGAGCAGCTGCGCGTCTTCGTCCTGAGCAAGCTGAACCGCACGGTGCAGTCCGAGGATGAGGCCCGGCAGGACGTCATCCCCGACGTG GAGGTCAGCCGGAAGGTGTACAAGGGCATGTTGGATCTGCTCAAGTGCACGGTCCTCAGTCTGGAGCAGTCCTTCGCCCACGCCGGCCTGGGTGGCATGGCCAGCATCTTCGGGCTTCTGGAGATCGCCCAGACCCACTACTACAGTAAAG AACCAGACAAGCGGAAGAGAAGTCCCACGGAGAGCATCAGTACACCAGTCGGCAAGGATCCTGGCCTGGCTGGGCGGGGGGACCCAAAGGCCATGGCACAGCTGAGGGTCCCCCAGCTGGGACCTCTGGCACCAAGTGCCCCAGGAAAGAGTCCCAAGGAACTGGACACCAGAAGTCTAAAGGAAGAGAACTTTGTGGCATCTATCG AATTGTGGAGCAAGCACCaggaagtgaaaaagcaaaaagctTTGGAAAAACAGA GGCCTGAAGTAATCAAACCCACCTTTGACCTTGGTGAGACCGACGAGAAAAAGTCCCAGGTCAGCGCAGACAGTGGTGTGAGCCTGACATCTGGTTCCCAG AGGACCGATCCAGACTCTGTCATCGGTGTGAGTCCCACTGTGATGATCCGAAGCTCAAGTCAGGACTCTGAA GTGAGCAACAGCTCCGGAGAGACCCTGGGAGCAGACAGCGACCTCAGCAGCAGTGCGGGCGATGGCCCAGGCGGCGAGGGCAGCGCCCACTTGGCAGGCTCTCGGGGCACCTTGTCTGACAGCGAGATCGAGACCAACTCTGCCACCAGTGCCATCTTT GGTAAAGCCCATAGCTTGAAGCCAAGTGTGAAGGAGAAGCTGGTGGGCAGCCCAGTTCGCTCTTCTGAAGACGTCAGCCAGCGAGTCTACCTCTACGAGGGACTCCTAG GAAGGGACAAAGGATCGATGTGGGACCAGTTAGAGGACGCTGCTATGGAGACCTTTTCTATAA GCAAAGAGCGTTCTACTTTATGGGACCAAATGCAGTTCTGGGAAGACGCGTTCCTAGATGCCGTGATGTTGGAGAGAGAAGGAATGGGCATGGACCAGGGTCCCCAGGAAATGATAGACAG GTACCTGTCCCTGGGAGAACACGACCGGAAGCGCCTGGAGGACGATGAAGACCGTCTGCTGGCCACACTCTTGCACAACCTCATCTCGTACATGCTGCTGATGAAG GTAAATAAGAATGACATCCGGAAGAAGGTGAGGCGCCTGATGGGAAAGTCCCATATTGGGCTTGTGTACAGTCAGCAAATCAATGAAGTCCTTGACCAGCTGGCTAACCTG AATGGACGAGATCTCTCCGTCCGGTCCAGTGGCAGCCGGCACATGAAGAAGCAGACATTCGTGGTACATGCAGGGACAGACACGAATGGAGATATCTTTTTCATGGAG GTGTGTGACGACTGCGTGGTGCTGCGCAGTAACATCGGGACGGTGTACGAGCGCTGGTGGTACGAGAAACTCATCAACATGACCTACTGCCCCAAGACCAAGGTGCTGTGTTTGTGGCGCAGAAATGGCTCCGAGACCCAGCTCAACAAGTTCTACACTAAGAAG TGTCGGGAGCTGTACTACTGCGTGAAGGACAGCATGGAGCGCGCCGCCGCCCGCCAGCAGAGCATCAAGCCGG GGCCGGAACTGGGTGGCGAGTTCCCCGTGCAGGACATGAAGACTGGCGAGGGGGGCTTGCTGCAGGTCACCCTCGAAGGGATCAACCTCAAGTTCATGCACAACCAG GTTTTCATAGAGCTGAATCACATTAAAAAGTGCAATACAGTCCGAGGCGTCTTTGTCCTGGAGGAATTTG